The Chrysemys picta bellii isolate R12L10 chromosome 12, ASM1138683v2, whole genome shotgun sequence genome has a segment encoding these proteins:
- the LOC112061378 gene encoding olfactory receptor 14A16-like: MSNQTIVTEFLLLGFSDVWEQQILHFLGFLVIYLAALVGNLLIITVIALDQHLHTPMYFFLGNLSFLDLCYISVTVPKSMADSLTNNRLISFSGCVTQVFLVITFTAAELAFLTVMAYDRYIAICRPLHYKVTMNRGACAQLAAGSWISSMMCSLLHTANTFRLHFCGSNVIAQFFCDIPQLLKISCSDTHANAIVMIGLGSLLDVVCFVLIIVSYIHIFSTVMRIPSEQGRYKAFSTCIPHLVVFCLFMSTASFTYMRPRSMSSTSLDLMAAVFYCVVPPLMNPIIYSLRNKEIKESLWKIIGRIFFSQKK; the protein is encoded by the coding sequence ATGTCCAACCAAACCATCGTgactgagttccttctcctgggattctctgatgtgtgggAACAGCAGATTTTACACTTCCTGGGGTTTCTAgtgatttacctggcagccctggttgggaatcttctcatcatcaCCGTCATAGCCCTCgaccagcaccttcacacccccatgtactttttcctgggCAACTTATCCTTCCTAGACCTCTGCTATATCTCAGTCACGGTCCCCAAGTCCATGGCTGACTCCCTAACCAACAACAGACTCATCTCTTTCTCTGGATGTGTCACCCAAGTCTTTCTAGTTATAACttttacagcagcagagctggcctTTCTCACGGTGATGGCGTATGACCGCTACATTGCAATATGCCGCCCTCTGCATTACAAGGTGACTATGAACAGAGGTGCTTGTGCCCAGTTGGCAGCTGGTTCATGGATCAGCAGCATGATGTGCTCTCTATTACACACTGCTAATACCTTTAGGTTACATTTCTGCGGGTCCAATGTTATCGCTCAGTTTTTCTGTGATATCCCACAGTTGCTAAAGATCTCTTGCTCTGATACACACGCTAATGCAATAGTCATGATTGGTCTTGGATCACTTCTAGATGTGGTCTGCTTTGTATTGATAATTGTGTCCTACATTCACATCTTCTCCACGGTgatgagaatcccctctgagcagggcaggtacaaagccttctccacctgcatcccacacctggttgttttttgtttatttatgagTACAGCATCATTTACATACATGAGGCCCAGATCGATGTCTTCAACATCTCTAGATCTGATGGCTGCTGTGTTTTATTGTGTGGTGCCACCACTAATGAATCCCATCATTTACAGTCTAAGAAACAAAGAGATAAAAGAGTCTCTATGGAAAATAATAGGCAGGATATTTTTTTCTCAAAAGAAATGA